attacattttaactcACTGATATAGAGATTTTTACAAATACCTTCCGATAGTGCTGATTTTTTGCAGAACCTGGTTTCTGTTTATACGTTTGTAAAAACAAAGCAATTTCTAAACGATGATGTCACACTTTACTTCACACGTGCagactgttgctttgtgtaattAGCATacaccagaaacaacaacaacaatggcagcTGTTTACCAGTTTCAGTAGTTTTGTTAGCAGTTCTTGGTCCAGTTACAAGTGTGCAGCTAAATGTATCAGCACAGCTCCACATTTCAAACATTGATCGGAGCCTGACTTGCCCAATTTGACTTGGAACACATTATTCTTCTCTGGTGTTTGGTGGATTGTTTATCATAGACTTTTTCGCCCACCTACTGGCCCAGCAAGCTcgtttgagtgtttgttgtcTGCAGTAGTTTAGACAAGGCCTTTGTCTGAAGTGATGTGCTAATTTTTGAATATCCACTAACAGGCCAGTTTGCCTGAAAGAGGAAATAGAAATGCATTTGTAGACTTGTGGTCAATCACgttgcaacataaacaaacaaatataaaaaaaaaatattagaaataaaaaatttcTCATATTCGTCATAAGACTCTTTAATTACATTCAGCATAGCAGATAACATGTCAAGTAAATGCCATTACAATCAAAGTAGCCTATTAAtacaaacatataaaataatgaatatggTCTGAGGCAGCTTTTAATTTTGAGTAGTCACAAAGTCTGAATCACTTGTAATAACAGATGTTTGCTCAGGTGTTGTTTTGGGTGTAAAGCTGACAACATCATAGGGGCTTTGCTCTTCTTATTGGGGCTGATGTGTCTGGATCTGTGAGTAGAGAACATCTCTGCTGTTGGGGAGTTGAAGCCTGCAATAGTGACTATTTTCCTCATCTATTGGTTGAGCTGAGATGTTCTCGTACTCATGATCTGGGCTTATCTGATGAAGAGACAagagaacatttttatttactatttcggtatttttAAAATTCTCTAGATGAAATTAACATATGCCAAATGGAGGTCAAATGAATGGAAGGGTAAATTAAAAACTGAATTGTACtcggaaaataaaacatgattcaTGTACAGTATTGTAAAATATAACATTCATGGAACATATGGGACAATGCATCTCTGTTTCATTAGAACAAAGgttgaagctgctgtttggacTCAGTTGAACTCTCTGAATAGATGAGGACGTTTGTCTAATGGAAGAAACTGTTAAAGTTCTCTGCtttacctcctccatgttgacaGAGGTTTCAGTTCTAGGAGACTGGATGGAAGTCTTCTTTCTTCTAGAGAGTGAAATGAATAGGTGAAGCCAGGTTAGTGTGAAAGACAATGTGAAAGTCATTGTTTTGAAGCAGAGCACAGTGATGCTCACCTGATCCACAAGAAGATGGAGGTGGGTATTACAACCAGGAGAAGAGCAACGATTCCTATGGCTGCTTGAgtccattttcttcttctgtggacaGTGAGCATCTTTTGATGAGAGCTCTTTTGATGCATTTTAACTTTGCAGGAGTAGTTTCCTTCATGTTCACTGCTGACGGGGTCTAGAACCAGGtacttgctttgtgtttttgtcagatTCAGAGGTTGATTGTTCAAGTACCAAATGTAGTTCATGTTGTCCGTCAGAGGACAACTGGTTCTGCAGGTCAGCGTGACTCTCTGCCCCTCGGTCACCTCCTCAGAAGGACTAAACTTCACTCTCAGATCTGAAAGATGAGATTGGTCAGTTGATAAAGACGTTCCTGAACAAGTgtcttctaaaaaaaaacaaataagcaaGAAGGGTAATGGAATTAGTTTGTTGAATTAGTTGCCTTATTATTATCGATAGTAACTCTCAATAGAAAGTATGCAGGTATTTAATCTAAACACTGTACCTACCTGTGACGACCAAAGTCACCCCAGGAACAGCCGACCATTTCCCTGCATCACCTCCTATTCTGAATATGTATTCTGCTGAGTCATTCTTGTTCAGTTTATTGATTGTCAGGATGTGGAGGTTCATCACTCCATGAAACTTAATACGACTTGTGTTCCTTATCAGCTCTTCACCAGCCTCCATATCACTTCTCCTATTCTTATACCACGATTTATACTTCGGCTGCTGGTAGTGAGGATGCGAGTATTCACTGGAGATGTTCACTGAGGAAccttgcagagcacagatccTCCTGTTGACATAATTCACTCTGAAGCAGTTTGGATCCTGAATACCTGAAAGAgagattttaaacaaatcatGAAATAGTTTATCTTTCTCCTTTTTACAGGCTCTTGACTCAAATCTTTGTATGAATTATAACAGACCACAAATGGGTTCATACTCACAAACTTCATCTGAGAGCAGGTGCTCTACAGCACAGGAGTAAAGGTCAGGAGAGAAGCTGGGAACAAATTGTGGTGCCTGCTCCAATCGTCTGTTTTTGTACCATGTGATGTTTtgagcttcagtctgtggacagCTGGTGTTACAGGCCAGTTTGACATGCCCTTTGTCTTCAGTCTTTTGAACATGAACTTCTGttgagagagaataaaaaaaaaactgcttctcACCACTTCATCTCTGCCACGTTAATCAAGATGGGCTAATAACTTGAGTGAGCAAATAGTTACTGGATAATCCCTGCCACGTAATGATGAGTGAAAATCCATCCATGCTTTCTTTAGTTAatttgtacacatacacacgtttCCATTCTTGACCAGTTCatgcctaaccttaacccaaccagAACTCATATCTCATGGTccctaaccaggacctcagtaTGACCGGGCTTCAACGTGTAAGGTAACTAACGATCTCTGGTGAAACACTGTAAATCttttaaattgtgaaaacattatttaaaggaTTTAGACCTATGGGGttgggagtgtgtttgtgtgtaattattTGTGAAACTTCACCTCTGGGATATGTGATGGAGCATGGCTCATCTTCTGGTCTCTGCTGATTTGAGCACATTCTGCCTTTAGCATAGGTCACAGTGAAGCAGGCTGATGTGAGAGAATCTGGACAAAAGAAAAACGACATTCTGTGGTGAACAGTTTTTCACAACTTTACAATTCAAGGCAGCAGGATACGGAGCCACATGTTGTCACTCACCCACTGAGACTTCAGGGGCTCTGAGATGCTCGTAGCCTTTGACAGCACAGGAGTATGTGACTGATTCCTCGCTGCTGATTAGCTCCTGATACCAAGGAGACAAGTCCTcatagagaaactctgtgttcttGTACCAGATATAGACCACAGGTCTTTCAGTCAGAGgacaactgctgctgcacatcagggacactgtcttttctcctgTGGCAGGAAACACCTTCACCTGCAGGTCTGAGAGGAtgttgaataaaacaagaattaatgcactgatgttatttttgcagtaataaattaataaaaaagaactGAACCACTGTACCTGCAACAAGGAGCTGAATTTCCCCCCActcacattttgtttgtttgtcattaacGTCACCACAACAGTAAGTGTTTGTATCACTCTCTCTCAGATCATTGATCGTCATAGTGAAGTCGCTCTCTTCAGATATGATCACATGTTTTCCGTCTGCAACGATCTGATCTGGAACCATCTTGTTGTTCTCCCAGCGAACAGTGAACCATTTCATGCTTGATGTGGAAAGTTGAGCTGAGCAGTGTAGATCCACTGATGAACCTTTTAAGACACAGATGCTGTTTGCTCCAACCCCTTTAACAGAAAAGCATTTTTATAGTTCTTAACTTctagaaaatacatttaacattaATTCTTTTTGTAAATACCGATTTGCTGTTACATATGTGAAGAGCAGAATatgagaaaacattttgagtgtcatctttttttcttcaaatcaatCTACAATTGACTAATATGctgataaacatttttttatttcttccggTGCAGTTAGGATTCACAGTTAGTGTTGTAGAAATAAACGATCATTCTTACCTCAGATGTACAGGAACAAACCTATGATCACACATTCTGCTCCTGCCGACAACATGGCCAGTGTTGTCTTCAGCTTCTCAACAGAAAGTATGACTTTAAATGAAAGctcatcaaaaataataattttaaatggTAAAAACTATCCTGAGCAAATAAAAGACTGAAGTCAGAATGGTCTGCTTGTCTGTGTGAGACAGTTTATCAGATCTCAACTTGGAAAAAATGGTTTCCTCATAAAAAGAGTTCTATGCATTTCCTGTTGTATGTGACTCGCCTGCCAACATTCTAGATTGTGTAACTGTGGCTTCTAGATGCTGACCGTAACCTCAGTAAAACTTTGCCTTGCAGCAATGTTCTCACAACTTAAACACCATGTACATGTCGTCATGACCACAAACTTACAAGTTTCATTTGTGAGCAGCAATAGTCTCTTAATAATCATGGAGGTGTATTGGATGTAACATAATAAACCAATAGTTCCATCTCCCATTGCCTTTATACATGTTTCTTAGCTGTTGCTAACATGAAACTAATTTGAAACTAGAATGTTGCTCTGACAgtccatacctccaccaaggctaatAAGTATTAAGTAATATGTCATAGCAGCGTGTCCAGTTATTCTCCAGACGGTGGCAGCCACCAGATTGTAGCTTGTTCCACCACATTTTCATAATCAACCAAACCCTTTTTACGCTTCTCTTATTATTATAACATGGAATCTCTATTGTATCCTGGTGCCTTCCATTACAAACTTCATCTGAGAACAAGTGCATTACACTACTGGATAATCCTTGCCAGATAGTGATGAAAGAAAATCCATCCATGCTTTCTTTAGTGAATTTGTAAACAGACAGGCCAAGGGGCAACATCATGGGCTTAGCTATGAGGGCCAATAcggaagtgtaaaaagctgcagttcactgggtggccactAATGGCTGGCTCCAAGAGGGAGCTTATTTCCATTGACTCCCATGTCGCTGCAAgactttagagcagaattaaacctgtttacagcctGGTAAAAAAATTGGTTTGAGTCTCAATCGCaaggttcttccttcatgacaactctgaggagGGTAAATTTTTTTCGAACTCGCACGTTTTAACGATATAGAGGTTTGAAATTCACATGAGGTCACAGTCAGCGCGACGACTCCTAGCCTGCtgcctgctcggcttcacctgagctaacaggctaatccCCGTCAGTGAACACAAGCTGAGTCTGTGGAGAGGCTTccactcacatatcggatgaataacacggtttgatGCTCGGCTTGTTCTCCTGACGCACAAGTTTAAGACGTCTgtgctcccgtttctgtggtaagtgaTGCTAACAGGACCATACAGGAGTTATTACCAATACACCTACATGAGCCGGTTCACCCAGCAGAGAGAAGCGTTAGACTTTAtgaggatgaatctgagacaggagactgggTGTGTCTGGAGAATAAGCTCCACCATGTAAGATATCTAATGTTATGTgaagttgtttcactcgccaacccatttgacttgacaatgttacacagattcttattctgcagaaacagatttactgtgatcaactgaaacctgagtatttaaaatcacatctgcattgtaagagcagctgtttaaagtagcattacttgtcctaaagctctttattcagagtattggtgttgttgtgttgtaacgtgttacagtgaaaactaaacttgtctGCTACCTTCAGTTTTTACATCGTTAGTCGTaggcagacttcactgaattattgtgttaaatataaataaattataggaAGTGTGACTTTACTAGAATAGACAGTCTCATagagaacctgaggctgatgtccaccacttatttcctaagctgaaatgatcatgatctgatgaactttgaagtaataaacttttatttttactatgtaaaagtctgttaaggagttaacctggcacatgtatgactttacatatctgtctatttgtgttgaatgttcctctaggatgtccaacatgagacacaactggaatccaaccagactgagcactgagtcatcacttcaacactgactccaggtacagacctgttttcataacttacaaacaatcaaagcaaagtttttcacataatacataatgtattaaataatatatgcaatacttttattgtggaagaactccatactgtacattcattgttttggtagtgcacagtttaatccaaaagcatattcaaatacatatttgaatatccacagaaaataagGATACAAACTTT
This is a stretch of genomic DNA from Pleuronectes platessa chromosome 3, fPlePla1.1, whole genome shotgun sequence. It encodes these proteins:
- the LOC128437205 gene encoding uncharacterized protein LOC128437205 — translated: MKWFTVRWENNKMVPDQIVADGKHVIISEESDFTMTINDLRESDTNTYCCGDVNDKQTKCEWGEIQLLVADLQVKVFPATGEKTVSLMCSSSCPLTERPVVYIWYKNTEFLYEDLSPWYQELISSEESVTYSCAVKGYEHLRAPEVSVDSLTSACFTVTYAKGRMCSNQQRPEDEPCSITYPRGEVSQIITHKHTPNPIGLNPLNNVFTI